In the Natronolimnobius baerhuensis genome, one interval contains:
- a CDS encoding ABC transporter ATP-binding protein: protein MSMHEQDSTTDRELYQTADPIVEIRDAEVVFDMERGVSRVLDNANLDLERNEILGVVGESGSGKSMLASALLDAVVDPGILSGEITYHPEGREPINVLELDDQELKQLRWEDISMVFQGAMSSFNPTMSVGAHFEETLSAHHYDIDEGMARAHQLLSDLYLEPERVLESYPHELSGGMKQRALIALSVILEPDVLVMDEPTAALDLLMQRSILSLLEGLKEKYDLTLLFITHDLPLVAELADRMAVMYAFEMVEIGATDEILGNAAHPYTRALLNSTPNLDAPLSEMQAIEGSAPDPVNVPEGCSYHPRCPLADEECESSDPDYQAVSDQHNVACYHWDQAAAEIPFNIEGDSGTNTTMHSDTTESGRDDQPHPDTAEPAGDER from the coding sequence ATGAGCATGCACGAACAGGACTCCACAACTGATCGCGAACTGTACCAGACGGCCGATCCAATCGTCGAAATCAGAGACGCCGAAGTCGTCTTCGATATGGAGCGTGGCGTCTCGCGAGTCCTCGATAACGCCAATCTTGATCTCGAGCGAAACGAGATTCTCGGTGTCGTCGGCGAGAGCGGCAGCGGGAAATCGATGCTCGCCTCTGCGTTGCTCGATGCCGTCGTCGATCCGGGGATTCTCTCGGGCGAGATTACGTATCATCCCGAGGGCCGCGAGCCGATCAACGTCCTCGAACTCGACGATCAAGAGCTGAAACAACTGCGCTGGGAGGACATCTCGATGGTGTTCCAGGGCGCGATGAGTTCGTTCAACCCGACGATGTCCGTTGGTGCCCACTTCGAGGAAACGCTGAGTGCACACCACTACGACATCGACGAGGGGATGGCCCGTGCACACCAACTCCTCTCAGATCTGTACCTCGAGCCAGAGCGCGTCCTCGAGTCGTATCCCCACGAACTCTCAGGCGGGATGAAACAGCGGGCGTTGATCGCACTCTCGGTGATTCTCGAGCCGGACGTCCTCGTGATGGACGAGCCGACGGCGGCGCTCGACCTGTTGATGCAACGGTCGATTCTCTCCCTGCTCGAGGGGTTAAAAGAGAAGTACGATCTGACGCTGTTGTTCATCACGCACGATCTGCCGCTGGTTGCGGAACTCGCCGACCGGATGGCAGTCATGTACGCCTTCGAGATGGTCGAAATCGGTGCGACCGACGAGATTCTTGGGAACGCAGCACATCCCTACACGCGGGCACTGTTGAACTCGACGCCGAATCTCGACGCACCACTCTCGGAGATGCAGGCCATCGAGGGCTCGGCACCGGACCCTGTCAACGTGCCCGAGGGCTGTTCGTACCATCCGCGCTGTCCGCTTGCGGATGAGGAGTGTGAGTCGTCCGACCCGGACTATCAGGCGGTTTCCGACCAGCACAACGTCGCCTGCTATCACTGGGACCAGGCAGCCGCGGAAATCCCGTTCAATATCGAGGGCGATAGCGGGACGAACACGACGATGCACAGCGATACGACCGAGAGCGGCCGTGATGACCAACCACACCCCGATACCGCTGAACCAGCAGGTGATGAGCGATGA